A single genomic interval of Methanomassiliicoccus sp. harbors:
- a CDS encoding GNAT family N-acetyltransferase yields the protein MVVRCIEKSRESVASILEVERDSFLETLQNRWSVPYHIRHGRVFGLFVDEVLKGFTIFIRSWDDPGTAYLVQIAVQKDYQGNGGGTYLLQESLKTLIEEGITSVTLTVDPRNTRALHIYMEKMGFRIAEYRQDEYGEGTDRYYLRLDLGGWCGPETLL from the coding sequence ATGGTCGTGAGGTGCATCGAGAAGAGCAGGGAGAGCGTCGCTTCCATACTGGAGGTCGAGAGGGATTCCTTCTTGGAGACGCTGCAGAACCGATGGTCGGTCCCCTACCACATACGGCACGGAAGGGTCTTCGGGCTCTTCGTGGACGAGGTCCTGAAGGGCTTCACCATATTCATCCGGTCATGGGACGATCCTGGTACCGCGTACCTGGTGCAGATTGCCGTTCAGAAGGACTACCAAGGAAACGGAGGCGGGACATATCTTCTGCAGGAGTCGCTCAAGACGCTGATCGAGGAAGGCATAACCTCGGTCACCCTGACCGTCGACCCCCGCAACACCCGGGCCCTGCACATATACATGGAGAAGATGGGGTTTCGCATCGCTGAGTACCGTCAGGACGAGTACGGTGAGGGCACAGACAGGTACTACCTCAGGCTGGACTTGGGGGGTTGGTGCGGCCCAGAGACCTTACTCTAA
- a CDS encoding redox-regulated ATPase YchF, translating into MQIGIVGKPNVGKSTFFCGATLASAEIASYPFTTIKANKGVAFVRGRCPHLDFNTQCVPRNAGCDNGTRMIPVELLDVAGLVPDAWKGRGLGNQFLDDLRQAHALVHVIDASGSTDIEGNSVPLGSHDPVEDIHFLEREIALWMRGILEKGWEKAARQAHMEGKPIEPIVHDRLTGLGVTEAQVAAAMRESKLPENPMNWGPEEMYRLTDAIRKYAKPMIIALNKADLADDATLQRLAQAAGGLCVPTMAEAELALKRAAKAKLVNYVPGGDHFDLADPSKLNAPQTKALEKIREGVERLQGTGVQQCLEKAAYELLDLIVVYPVEDESRLTDHDGRVLPDAFLVPKGTTAKGLAYKVHTDLGDNFIRAINVRTHRTVGNDYLLQNNDVITIISRK; encoded by the coding sequence ATGCAGATCGGTATCGTCGGAAAGCCCAACGTTGGCAAGTCCACCTTCTTCTGTGGAGCGACCTTGGCCAGCGCGGAGATCGCCAGTTACCCGTTCACCACCATAAAGGCCAACAAGGGCGTGGCCTTCGTCCGGGGGAGGTGCCCCCATCTCGATTTTAACACCCAGTGCGTTCCCCGCAACGCGGGGTGCGACAACGGCACGAGAATGATACCTGTGGAGCTGCTCGACGTCGCCGGCCTGGTTCCGGACGCGTGGAAGGGGCGGGGTCTGGGGAACCAGTTCCTGGACGACCTGAGGCAGGCGCATGCCCTGGTGCATGTGATAGATGCCTCCGGCTCCACCGACATCGAAGGGAACAGTGTGCCCCTGGGCTCCCATGACCCGGTGGAAGACATCCATTTCTTGGAGAGGGAGATAGCGCTGTGGATGAGGGGCATCCTGGAGAAGGGCTGGGAGAAGGCGGCTCGGCAGGCCCACATGGAGGGCAAGCCCATCGAGCCCATCGTGCATGACCGCCTCACCGGCCTGGGGGTGACCGAGGCCCAGGTGGCGGCAGCGATGCGGGAGTCGAAGCTACCGGAAAACCCCATGAACTGGGGGCCGGAGGAGATGTACCGCCTCACCGATGCCATTCGCAAGTATGCCAAGCCTATGATCATCGCCCTTAACAAGGCCGATCTCGCTGACGATGCCACTCTGCAGCGTCTCGCCCAGGCTGCGGGTGGGTTGTGCGTCCCCACGATGGCCGAGGCCGAGCTGGCCCTCAAGAGGGCGGCCAAGGCTAAGCTAGTCAACTACGTGCCGGGGGGAGACCATTTCGATCTCGCGGACCCCTCGAAGCTCAACGCACCGCAGACCAAGGCCCTAGAGAAGATAAGGGAAGGGGTGGAGAGGCTGCAGGGCACCGGTGTGCAGCAGTGCCTGGAGAAGGCCGCGTACGAACTCTTAGACCTCATCGTCGTCTATCCGGTGGAGGACGAGAGCAGGCTGACCGATCACGACGGGAGGGTTCTTCCGGACGCGTTCCTCGTGCCCAAAGGCACCACCGCCAAGGGCCTGGCATACAAGGTGCACACCGATCTGGGGGACAACTTCATACGTGCCATCAACGTCAGGACGCACCGCACCGTGGGCAACGACTACCTGTTACAGAACAACGATGTGATCACCATCATCTCCAGGAAGTGA
- a CDS encoding 50S ribosomal protein L15e, with translation MYHFIAEAWNRPSDTYVKDLQWERLIEWRREENFIKLDHPTRLDRARKLGFKAKQGIIVVRGRVRKGSLRRHQIRKGRRAKRRGINKITMGKSLQRIAEERAAKRYPNMEVLNSYWVGMDGQHEWFEIIMVDPHHPVIKADKTINWICSSKQKKRVFRGLTAAGKAGRGLKWKGKGAEKVRPSIKAHNRTGK, from the coding sequence ATGTACCATTTTATCGCCGAGGCCTGGAACCGCCCCTCTGACACCTATGTCAAGGACCTGCAGTGGGAGAGGCTCATCGAATGGCGCCGGGAAGAGAACTTCATCAAGCTGGACCACCCCACCCGGTTGGACCGCGCCCGCAAGCTGGGCTTCAAGGCCAAGCAGGGCATCATCGTCGTTCGGGGACGCGTCCGCAAGGGCTCCCTAAGGCGCCACCAGATCCGCAAGGGCCGCCGTGCCAAGCGCCGCGGTATCAATAAGATCACTATGGGCAAGAGCCTTCAGAGGATCGCCGAGGAGCGTGCCGCCAAGAGGTACCCCAACATGGAGGTCCTCAACTCCTACTGGGTAGGAATGGACGGCCAGCACGAGTGGTTCGAGATCATAATGGTCGACCCCCACCACCCCGTCATCAAGGCGGATAAGACCATCAATTGGATCTGCTCGTCCAAGCAGAAGAAGCGTGTCTTCCGTGGCCTGACCGCCGCTGGTAAGGCCGGCCGCGGCCTAAAGTGGAAGGGTAAGGGTGCCGAGAAGGTCCGCCCCTCCATAAAGGCTCACAACCGCACCGGAAAGTAA
- a CDS encoding sulfite exporter TauE/SafE family protein codes for MDAIMALGILAASLLAGLVGSLFGLGGGIIIIPALTLVFGLPIKEVIGASLIGVIAASTGAATRYVSEGMVNVRLGMVLEPATTLGSIVGALLAVYLDQHILAAAFAVILVYAAIYMYKGPQAPVDEPEQCVESLSCTFQDPVTGECVSYKVRNLGKGLLASFGAGNMSGMLGVGGGIIKVPVMNVWMGVPMRAATATSNFMIGVTALAGAAVLYANGLISPVLAAVVAVGVFAGASLGPRISRRTAGTSLRRAFAVVMLSIAVLMVLQASGLTVGG; via the coding sequence ATGGACGCGATCATGGCCCTGGGCATCCTGGCAGCATCGCTGCTGGCGGGCCTCGTCGGTTCCCTCTTCGGCCTGGGCGGGGGCATCATAATCATTCCCGCCCTGACCCTGGTCTTCGGTCTTCCCATAAAGGAGGTCATCGGTGCCAGCCTGATCGGGGTCATCGCCGCGTCGACCGGGGCCGCGACCCGCTACGTCAGCGAGGGCATGGTCAACGTGCGCCTGGGCATGGTTTTGGAACCGGCCACCACTCTGGGGTCTATAGTGGGAGCGCTCCTCGCGGTGTACCTGGACCAGCACATACTGGCAGCGGCCTTCGCGGTCATCCTGGTGTACGCTGCGATCTACATGTACAAGGGCCCTCAGGCGCCCGTGGATGAACCCGAGCAGTGCGTGGAGAGCCTCTCCTGTACGTTCCAGGACCCAGTGACCGGGGAATGCGTTAGCTACAAGGTGAGGAACCTGGGGAAGGGGCTACTGGCCAGCTTCGGGGCCGGCAACATGTCGGGGATGCTGGGCGTGGGCGGAGGGATCATCAAGGTCCCGGTCATGAATGTCTGGATGGGCGTGCCCATGCGGGCAGCGACGGCCACCAGCAACTTCATGATCGGTGTCACCGCGTTGGCGGGCGCGGCAGTGCTTTATGCCAATGGTCTCATATCTCCGGTCCTGGCGGCGGTGGTGGCGGTAGGGGTGTTCGCCGGAGCGTCCCTGGGGCCGCGAATCTCCCGGCGCACGGCAGGTACGTCCCTACGCCGTGCCTTCGCGGTGGTAATGCTATCGATAGCGGTCCTGATGGTCCTGCAGGCATCGGGCCTGACAGTGGGGGGATGA
- a CDS encoding DUF1634 domain-containing protein: protein MKYGMIISLAVLLLGLTMYVLDPSGHEEMDLSLGEIVEGILGGNPIAIIDLGIVLLIATPLSRVVTAAAVFLVYREGRYVLLSLLVLAMLFLAVLTG, encoded by the coding sequence TTGAAGTATGGGATGATCATCAGCCTAGCGGTCCTTCTGCTGGGCCTCACCATGTACGTCCTCGATCCGTCCGGCCATGAGGAGATGGACCTCTCGCTAGGGGAGATAGTCGAAGGTATCCTGGGGGGCAATCCCATCGCCATAATCGACCTGGGGATAGTGCTCCTGATAGCCACCCCCCTGAGCAGGGTGGTCACCGCCGCCGCCGTCTTCCTGGTGTACCGCGAGGGCCGTTATGTCCTCCTCTCCCTGCTCGTCCTGGCCATGCTTTTCCTGGCCGTCCTCACGGGATGA
- a CDS encoding MFS transporter, whose amino-acid sequence MTVDKGRSDKWYYSFLPYNMSSGSTNTLIPLFVTEALAGSVAQVGLISAATSLASVPSHIIWGDLSDTAKKRRIFVLIGFGGLALSLLLMGLSTNFYQYVIANVLMGMLVTAASPVGTVLILESFRKEDWAKQLASFSKVGGVGWVLGLVLGTVWLGTFTDGDQASAMRALFLLAAGLALVSMFLAYRWVPEPSETIDRSKINGWVHHVPMFHIERMRFLPQRVIHTLKLSSEHLRPENFPTNLRKYYVYVLLTFMGFLTFYVGLPTYLKQYVGMSSTEVFIVYLASSTASALTYTRVGKWATRFGGKKVQSWGVTARTLLFPSFFLVTLVDIPMVGYVAVFCALHAMVGFAWALISVSNNYIVSNCCKPNCRAESSGLYSAMQGVAAVVGALMGGFIAQYLGYPVVFVAASCILVVSLAVLSRIDADNGYSDENAPKAPDKEHGSTT is encoded by the coding sequence ATGACGGTCGATAAGGGCAGGAGTGATAAGTGGTACTATTCATTCCTCCCGTATAACATGTCCAGCGGCAGCACCAATACGCTGATACCGCTTTTCGTGACGGAGGCACTGGCGGGTTCGGTGGCGCAGGTGGGACTTATCAGCGCTGCCACCTCGTTGGCATCGGTCCCGTCCCATATAATATGGGGGGACCTCTCCGACACCGCGAAAAAGAGGAGGATCTTCGTCCTTATCGGCTTCGGCGGTCTGGCGCTCTCTCTGCTGCTGATGGGGCTGTCCACCAACTTCTACCAGTACGTGATAGCCAACGTCCTCATGGGAATGCTGGTCACCGCCGCCTCTCCTGTGGGGACGGTGCTCATACTGGAGTCCTTCAGGAAGGAGGATTGGGCCAAGCAGCTTGCCAGCTTCAGTAAGGTGGGCGGCGTAGGCTGGGTCCTGGGTCTGGTGCTGGGGACCGTGTGGCTGGGAACCTTCACGGATGGGGACCAGGCCTCGGCGATGAGGGCCCTGTTCCTCCTGGCCGCCGGTCTGGCGCTGGTGTCCATGTTCCTTGCCTACAGGTGGGTCCCTGAGCCGTCGGAGACCATCGACCGCTCGAAGATCAATGGATGGGTGCACCACGTCCCCATGTTCCACATCGAGCGTATGCGATTCCTTCCCCAGCGCGTAATACACACCCTCAAGCTGAGCTCCGAGCACCTGCGCCCAGAGAACTTCCCGACGAACCTGAGGAAGTACTACGTTTACGTTCTTTTGACGTTCATGGGGTTCCTGACCTTCTACGTGGGCTTGCCCACCTACCTAAAGCAATACGTGGGGATGAGCAGCACTGAGGTCTTCATCGTCTACCTGGCCTCCTCCACAGCATCCGCCCTCACATATACGCGGGTGGGCAAGTGGGCGACCAGGTTCGGGGGCAAGAAGGTTCAGTCCTGGGGAGTGACGGCGCGGACGCTGCTGTTCCCGTCCTTCTTCCTTGTGACCCTCGTCGATATTCCCATGGTCGGTTACGTGGCAGTGTTCTGCGCCCTGCACGCCATGGTCGGCTTCGCCTGGGCTCTTATCTCCGTCTCCAACAACTACATCGTTTCCAACTGCTGCAAGCCCAACTGCCGGGCGGAGTCCAGCGGCCTGTACAGCGCCATGCAGGGAGTGGCCGCGGTGGTGGGAGCGCTCATGGGAGGCTTCATCGCCCAATACCTGGGGTATCCAGTGGTGTTCGTGGCCGCATCATGCATCCTGGTGGTTAGCCTGGCAGTGCTTAGCCGCATCGATGCCGACAATGGGTACTCGGATGAGAATGCTCCCAAGGCGCCTGATAAGGAGCATGGAAGCACCACCTGA
- a CDS encoding PQQ-like beta-propeller repeat protein, with translation MQGSRGLSSILFVAFILFIPGIVQANPLGESSTLLGQSHSYAIDSGSSGIQWKSDDLFYGTPTLAADGTTYVLVAEVDNNDMKKSVALRALDPSGGKKWETPINGASTDPVVDREGNIYLVLQAYDISNKTDSRLVSFDPQGGIRWILNLSVLISSSEAAMGTPVIHPDGDVLVPLFNPYNSMQSLSQLWSIDDEGKLLWTCDITGTIDGLYVGPSSDSTIYITSYRGVVHGINPNGTLAWSGKYYLNERAVFIGSPSVVGPDGALYMPVGLLDPDTEWRDYSLPTEIMVIDPSGSVLLRTSLFSDFEMVSDFTFGLTGVSSNGTILGYNGWGYGYDPYAVTDPSDYSIPSRAFAISPQGDIIWSYELPTDEVYYSPPMLAEATLYLFTQNSTGVGKIVALQTNDGILLGTYWAPNKLWLSGQATGSNDRFLYLEGTFRGAEEGIITLVSTIGLPQAPVERPLDLAAATLAWGSIFGLMVGGGYYATHKKRI, from the coding sequence GTGCAAGGTTCACGGGGACTATCGTCCATCCTTTTCGTGGCCTTCATTCTTTTTATACCGGGCATTGTCCAGGCCAATCCGCTTGGAGAGTCCAGCACTTTGTTAGGGCAAAGCCATTCCTATGCTATCGATAGCGGCTCCTCGGGGATACAATGGAAGAGCGATGACCTTTTCTACGGCACTCCGACCCTGGCCGCCGACGGCACCACATATGTTTTGGTGGCAGAGGTCGATAACAACGATATGAAAAAATCCGTCGCACTACGTGCTTTAGATCCCAGCGGCGGTAAGAAATGGGAAACACCGATCAATGGTGCGAGCACCGATCCAGTGGTGGACAGGGAGGGCAACATCTATCTTGTCCTCCAAGCGTACGACATCTCCAATAAAACCGACTCCAGGTTAGTATCTTTCGATCCCCAGGGGGGGATCAGGTGGATCCTCAACCTATCGGTCCTCATCTCAAGCAGTGAGGCTGCTATGGGGACACCTGTGATACATCCAGATGGGGATGTGCTAGTGCCGCTCTTTAATCCGTATAATTCGATGCAAAGCCTGAGTCAACTTTGGTCCATAGATGATGAGGGAAAACTCCTATGGACCTGCGATATCACGGGCACGATAGACGGCTTGTATGTAGGACCGAGCTCAGACTCTACCATCTACATAACATCGTACAGGGGGGTAGTGCATGGCATCAACCCCAATGGCACATTGGCGTGGAGCGGAAAATACTATCTCAATGAGAGGGCGGTCTTCATCGGCTCCCCATCTGTGGTCGGCCCTGATGGTGCCCTCTACATGCCTGTCGGCCTATTGGATCCTGACACTGAATGGCGCGATTATTCTTTACCCACAGAGATAATGGTCATCGACCCCAGCGGATCTGTATTATTGAGAACCTCCTTGTTCTCCGACTTCGAGATGGTCTCCGACTTCACATTTGGTCTTACCGGAGTCTCAAGCAATGGAACAATCTTGGGTTACAACGGATGGGGATATGGTTATGACCCCTACGCAGTAACCGATCCCTCGGATTATTCCATCCCCTCTAGGGCATTTGCCATCTCCCCGCAGGGAGACATCATTTGGAGCTACGAACTCCCCACTGACGAAGTCTATTACTCTCCACCAATGCTCGCCGAGGCTACCCTGTATCTCTTCACTCAGAACTCAACAGGAGTGGGGAAGATCGTAGCATTGCAGACTAACGATGGAATCCTTCTAGGCACCTATTGGGCACCGAACAAGCTATGGTTGTCAGGGCAAGCTACCGGTTCTAACGACCGCTTCCTCTACCTTGAAGGGACATTCAGGGGTGCGGAGGAAGGCATAATCACCCTCGTCTCTACCATCGGCCTTCCTCAAGCCCCCGTGGAGAGGCCTCTGGACCTCGCCGCCGCTACTCTCGCCTGGGGCTCCATCTTCGGACTCATGGTGGGCGGGGGCTACTACGCCACTCATAAGAAGAGGATTTGA
- a CDS encoding multidrug efflux SMR transporter, with product MLRNGWSILLVAGAFEPLWLICMKMSEGFTQPLWSAATMVLLFISMYLLSVALKSQLPIGAAYSIWVGIGAIGALIAGIILFEESSDPVRLGFVLMIITGVVGVQITTRKDNKE from the coding sequence TTGCTCAGGAACGGTTGGTCCATCCTCCTCGTAGCCGGTGCTTTCGAGCCGCTGTGGCTGATATGTATGAAAATGTCTGAGGGATTCACCCAACCTCTTTGGTCCGCTGCGACCATGGTCCTCCTGTTCATCAGCATGTACCTTCTATCCGTGGCACTGAAAAGTCAGTTGCCCATAGGGGCCGCCTACTCCATCTGGGTGGGCATCGGGGCGATAGGTGCGCTCATTGCTGGAATAATACTGTTCGAGGAATCGTCCGATCCCGTTCGCCTTGGATTCGTGCTGATGATCATCACTGGCGTGGTGGGGGTGCAGATCACCACGAGGAAGGACAATAAAGAATAG
- a CDS encoding multidrug efflux SMR transporter, with the protein MAWASLIFAGLMEPCWVIGMKMSKGFRRLKWTFTTLVFLLASMYFLSLAIDLGLPVGTAYAVWTGIGSAGALLAGAVLFKEKITLMRSLFVLLMVIGIAGVQLTAG; encoded by the coding sequence CTGGCCTGGGCCTCCCTCATCTTTGCAGGACTAATGGAACCATGCTGGGTGATCGGTATGAAGATGTCCAAGGGTTTCAGACGCCTCAAGTGGACCTTCACCACGCTGGTCTTCCTGTTAGCCAGTATGTATTTCCTGTCCCTGGCCATCGATCTAGGCCTGCCAGTCGGGACCGCTTATGCGGTCTGGACGGGTATAGGTTCCGCCGGAGCCCTGTTGGCCGGTGCGGTCCTCTTCAAAGAGAAGATCACCCTGATGAGGTCGCTTTTCGTACTGCTCATGGTCATTGGAATAGCCGGAGTACAGCTTACGGCAGGTTGA
- a CDS encoding IS110 family transposase: MDAHKEDTQACILDTNRRPVCNDRLPNDVAYIGRFFERIGTKDNELKVAVEAAGFCFWISGCIVTRGTNALRGTTIHR; encoded by the coding sequence GTGGATGCACATAAGGAGGACACTCAGGCTTGCATCCTGGATACGAACAGACGACCTGTGTGCAATGACCGCTTACCAAACGATGTCGCGTACATCGGTCGCTTCTTTGAGAGGATAGGGACGAAAGATAACGAGCTCAAGGTGGCCGTGGAGGCCGCTGGGTTCTGCTTCTGGATCTCTGGTTGCATCGTCACAAGGGGAACGAACGCCCTACGCGGAACAACCATCCATCGGTAA